From Spirochaetota bacterium, the proteins below share one genomic window:
- a CDS encoding alpha/beta fold hydrolase — MIYILGIVVILFLLLNHTIVFHRKLRLNVFTEKYSHTKDLWFKKDGNTKLIIFLHGMFSTPSTFEDLAEILLLKGWDVYIPTLPASAISREDLQSIGSWAWKESLIIIREKINSLPNNYQKVVLGGHSQGGSLAMNIATERSFDGLIVVSSPVNLYGNHLKLWQNIAIYLSGLLSFVFPNGVLESIPYQQERAEVEKLCDAEGIQYPYTIHTFKKGLKILRQNLYKIKMPLFLAYCKGDILVNFKNLELIKNSVSSKKIIEKTYDISFEEEPYGFRHQLLNYSKTKNDLNVSIVSFLENL; from the coding sequence ATGATATATATATTAGGAATAGTGGTGATTTTATTTTTATTACTAAATCACACAATCGTGTTTCATAGAAAATTGAGACTTAATGTTTTTACTGAAAAATATTCACACACTAAAGATCTTTGGTTTAAAAAAGATGGTAATACTAAATTAATTATTTTTTTACATGGGATGTTTTCAACACCTAGTACCTTTGAAGATCTTGCAGAAATACTTTTGTTAAAAGGGTGGGATGTTTATATTCCTACATTACCAGCTTCTGCTATTTCTCGTGAAGATCTTCAATCTATAGGATCTTGGGCATGGAAAGAAAGTCTTATCATAATACGAGAAAAGATCAACAGCTTACCAAATAATTATCAAAAAGTAGTACTAGGAGGACATTCTCAAGGTGGTAGTTTGGCAATGAATATTGCTACAGAAAGATCTTTTGATGGGTTGATTGTTGTTTCTAGTCCTGTGAATTTATATGGGAATCATCTTAAATTATGGCAAAATATTGCTATTTATTTATCAGGATTGTTGTCTTTTGTATTCCCAAATGGTGTATTAGAATCTATACCTTATCAGCAAGAAAGAGCTGAAGTAGAAAAATTATGTGATGCGGAAGGTATACAGTATCCTTATACTATACATACCTTTAAGAAAGGTTTGAAAATATTGAGACAAAATCTTTATAAAATTAAAATGCCTTTATTTTTGGCATATTGTAAAGGTGATATTTTGGTTAACTTTAAAAATTTAGAACTTATTAAAAACAGTGTTTCATCTAAGAAAATTATAGAAAAAACATATGATATTTCTTTTGAAGAAGAGCCTTATGGATTTCGTCATCAACTATTGAACTATTCTAAAACTAAAAATGATCTTAATGTATCAATAGTATCATTTTTAGAAAATTTATAA
- the rsmI gene encoding 16S rRNA (cytidine(1402)-2'-O)-methyltransferase, which translates to MSGQLYIIGTPIGNLEDITLRAIRILKEVPIIACENIPRTKILLNHLGIQNKKLIECSPANEKNSALGIMKMLLQDQDVALVSDAGTPCVSDPGVVVVKTISENGLKVTPIPGVSALTTILSVAGIGGENVVFTGFISKKEGQFIKTIQQFAHKNNVIVIFVSCHRVKKFLQILKGLQLSADTILGKELTKTYEKIYRGSLEEIDNALSEEECKGEFVAVLRIYEDFVTPEKNAVASKKEKRKIKQQLANENN; encoded by the coding sequence ATGAGTGGGCAGCTTTATATAATTGGAACACCAATTGGGAACTTAGAAGATATAACACTTAGAGCTATTAGAATACTCAAAGAAGTACCTATTATTGCTTGTGAAAATATTCCTCGCACTAAGATTTTATTAAATCATTTAGGAATACAAAATAAAAAATTAATTGAATGTTCTCCAGCTAATGAAAAAAATTCTGCCTTAGGTATCATGAAAATGTTATTACAAGATCAAGATGTTGCTCTTGTAAGTGATGCTGGTACCCCTTGTGTTTCTGATCCTGGTGTCGTTGTTGTTAAAACAATTTCAGAAAATGGTCTAAAAGTTACTCCTATTCCAGGAGTTTCTGCTCTTACTACTATTTTATCAGTAGCAGGAATAGGTGGTGAAAATGTTGTTTTCACAGGCTTTATCTCTAAAAAAGAAGGTCAATTTATAAAAACAATACAACAATTTGCACATAAAAATAATGTTATTGTAATATTTGTATCCTGTCACCGGGTAAAAAAGTTTTTACAAATCCTAAAGGGATTACAACTTTCTGCCGATACTATATTGGGAAAGGAATTGACTAAAACTTATGAGAAGATCTATAGAGGATCTCTTGAAGAAATAGATAATGCTCTTTCCGAAGAAGAATGCAAAGGTGAATTTGTTGCTGTATTAAGAATCTATGAGGATTTTGTTACACCAGAAAAAAATGCAGTTGCTTCAAAAAAAGAAAAGCGTAAAATAAAACAACAACTTGCTAACGAAAATAACTAA
- a CDS encoding flagellar biosynthesis anti-sigma factor FlgM: MEIRGIGGIDPLDKNQSIKTNKTPSTIKPILNPDSLKVSDHARFLEDEAFIREVLAKIPDIDQEKIDRIKNKLHNGDYNNKESLDILTEKLSKALGL; this comes from the coding sequence ATGGAGATTCGTGGTATTGGAGGAATTGATCCTTTAGATAAAAATCAATCAATCAAAACAAATAAAACTCCTTCTACAATAAAACCTATATTAAATCCAGATTCTCTTAAAGTATCTGATCATGCAAGATTTTTAGAAGATGAAGCTTTTATCAGAGAAGTATTAGCTAAAATTCCAGATATAGATCAAGAAAAAATTGATCGTATTAAAAATAAGCTTCACAATGGAGATTATAATAATAAAGAAAGTCTCGATATACTTACTGAAAAACTTTCTAAAGCCTTAGGTTTATAA
- the fliM gene encoding flagellar motor switch protein FliM, with product MTEILSQDEIDALLTAVSSPNSTTSDEENAIASVKMNRNKKRLKVYDFRRPDKFSKDQVRTLQMIHETFARLTTTSLAAQLRSLVQVHVVSVDQLTYEEFTRSIPSPTTLGIVNMDPLKGSAIVEIDPAITFSIIDRLFGGKGETLKNNRELTDIEMSVIEGILVRLLGNLRESWSNMTDLRPRLGNIETNPQFVGIVPPNSMVILTTFDTKIGDVEGMINFCIPYITIEPIISKLSAQYWYSAVNTNITTEHIHFIKQQINDIKLTIIAQLAETTLSFSEVSQLKVGDVIRFDTNVKADVHIFIGRNVKFKAKAGAFGSRRAVQLHEVLGTFKEEDLHELLLDREK from the coding sequence ATGACAGAAATATTGTCACAAGATGAAATTGATGCGTTATTAACAGCTGTTTCCAGTCCAAATTCGACAACATCAGATGAAGAGAATGCAATTGCTTCTGTGAAGATGAACAGAAATAAAAAGCGTTTAAAAGTGTATGATTTTAGAAGACCAGATAAGTTTTCTAAAGATCAGGTACGCACATTACAGATGATTCATGAAACATTCGCTCGTTTGACAACCACATCTTTAGCAGCTCAGCTTCGCTCCTTAGTACAAGTGCATGTTGTGTCTGTTGATCAGCTTACTTACGAAGAATTTACAAGATCAATTCCTTCTCCAACGACATTGGGTATTGTGAATATGGATCCTCTTAAAGGGAGTGCCATTGTTGAAATAGATCCAGCCATTACTTTTTCTATTATTGATAGGTTATTTGGTGGTAAAGGGGAAACCTTAAAGAACAATAGAGAATTAACGGATATTGAGATGTCTGTTATTGAAGGGATTTTAGTGCGTCTTTTAGGAAATCTTAGAGAATCTTGGTCAAATATGACAGACTTACGACCTCGTTTGGGTAATATAGAAACGAATCCACAATTTGTAGGTATTGTTCCTCCAAATAGTATGGTTATTCTTACAACATTTGATACTAAAATTGGTGATGTTGAGGGAATGATAAATTTTTGTATTCCTTATATTACGATAGAACCTATTATTAGTAAGTTGTCAGCTCAATATTGGTATTCTGCAGTTAATACAAATATTACTACAGAGCATATTCATTTTATTAAACAGCAAATCAATGATATTAAATTAACAATTATTGCACAATTAGCAGAAACTACATTGTCTTTTTCTGAAGTTAGTCAACTTAAAGTGGGTGATGTAATAAGATTTGATACTAATGTTAAAGCTGATGTACATATATTTATTGGAAGAAATGTAAAATTCAAAGCAAAAGCTGGTGCTTTTGGTTCGAGAAGAGCTGTACAGTTACACGAGGTATTGGGAACTTTTAAAGAAGAAGATTTACATGAGTTGTTATTAGATAGAGAGAAATAA